CGGTGGCGCGATCCTGGAATGCTTCGACAATCCACTGAGCGATGGATGTCTCGCTGACCTGGATGTTGAATTCTTTGAGTTTCTGGACCAGAAGCAGGCGGTTGCGGGTCTCGCGGTCCATGATTCCCATTTGCCGGCTCATTTCGTCCTCGCGCGGCCAGTTGCCGGTGCTGAAAAGGTAGCGCAGCTCGGCCTCACGATACGTGTTCAGATATTCCTCGCGGGTGATGGGGCGGCCATTGATCGTGCCGATGACGGCCCCGGATCCAATCTGTGAGGATCCCCGTTGAGTTTGTTGCGGGGAAAAGAAAATGACGAAGCTGATGATGGTCAGCGTCGTAATCACCAACCAGAGCCACTTCTGATGCCGCCGGATGCTTTGAAACATATCGCTACTCTGAATTTAAGGGACGCACCCTACCCAGGGCGCCCAAGCACGGTCAAACGGAAAACGCGGGAAATCCAACTTTACAACGCCGCCCGCGTTATGTCAGGCTGCGCCCGCTATGAGGCTCCTGAAACACGTTTCACTTCTTGGGATCGCGCTGTGCCTATCCGGTTGCTCAACAACCATTACGAACCTGACACCAAGCCGGCAAACTCGAAATACGACCGGGCTCTACCCCTTCGAGATGGTGTTCAGCAGCAATCAGAAGTCTTTGCGGAAAGAAACCGTCCAGCCCAGCGTCATCGTCGGCCTGCAAACCTATCCCATGCAACCCGCTCCCGTGCTGAAGAACCGTTGGGAAACACTCGTCCCCATCGCGGCCGACCAGAAAATCGTCCATTACCGTTTCAAGGTCGATTTTCAGTATGAGGCAGTCCCCGTACGAAGGTCCGGAAGCGACCTTTCAGCGCCCTATCAATTGGAGATCGTGGACCAGTAGCTCCGATCTTCACGCGCCGAACAGGCGAGTTCTTCCTCAAAATCTACGATCTCCTTGATCTGGGCGAGGAACCAGCGGTCGATTTTCGTGAGCTGGAAAATCTCCTCAATCGTGAAGCCCGCCCGCAACGCATGGCGGACGTAAAAGACTCTCTCGGCGTTGGGCACGCTCAGCTTTCTTGAAATCACGTCGCGTGGCAGAAGGTCCCGGTCCCCATAAATCTGATCCCCAATGCGCCACGGTTTGCCGTCGCCTCCCAGCCCGGAGCGGCCAATTTCCAGGGAGCGCAAAGCTTTCTGGAGCGACTCCTTGAAGGTTCGGCCTATCGCCATCGCTTCTCCGACTGATTTCATCTGCGTGTTGAGCGTCGGGTCCGCCTGGGGAAACTTCTCAAAGGCAAACCTCGGCACTTTGGTGACGACGTAATCAATCGTGGGCTCGAAGCTGGCGGGGGTCTCGCGCGTGATGTCGTTCTTGATTTCGTCCAGAAGATAACCGACAGCCAGCTTGGCTGCGATTTTCGCAATCGGGAAGCCGGTCGCCTTCGACGCCAGCGCGGATGAACGCGACACGCGGGGGTTCATTTCGATAATAACCATGCGTCCGTTTTCGGGGTTCGACGCGAATTGAATATTCGAGCCGCCAGTCTCCACGCCCACGGCTCGGATGACCGCAAACGAGGCGTCGCGCATGATCTGATACTCTTTGTCCGTCAGTGTTTGAATGGGCGCCACCGTGATGGAATCCCCGGTGTGAATGCCCATGGGATCGAAATTCTCGATTGAACAGATGACCACGCAGTTGTCTGCTTTGTCCCGCATGACCTCCATTTCGTATTCCTTCCAGCCCAGCAGCGATTCCTCGATCAACACCTCGGAGACCGGCGAAAGGTCCAGGCCGCGCTTGGTGATCTCCTCGAACTCGTCGCGATTGTAGGCAATGCCGCCGCCGGTCCCGCCCAGAGTGAACGCGGGGCGGATAATGAGCGGCAACCGGCCAATCTTCTCCGCCACCATCCGGGCTTCCTCCAGCGTGTGCGCCGTGCCGCTGATCGGCACATCCAGGCCGATGGCGATCATGAGGTCTTTGAAAATCTGGCGATCCTCTCCCCGTTCGATGGCCTGCGCGTTCGCACCGATCATTTCGACGCCGTACTTCTCAAGCGTGCCCCTGCGAAAGAGCGCCATCGCCGTGTTCAGCGCC
This region of Verrucomicrobiota bacterium genomic DNA includes:
- the carB gene encoding carbamoyl-phosphate synthase large subunit is translated as MPKRADIHSVLIIGAGPIIIGQACEFDYSGTQACKALKEEGFRVILVNSNPATIMTDPEFADRTYIEPITPECVEKIIAREVEELKRLGNPGKLVLLPTLGGQTALNTAMALFRRGTLEKYGVEMIGANAQAIERGEDRQIFKDLMIAIGLDVPISGTAHTLEEARMVAEKIGRLPLIIRPAFTLGGTGGGIAYNRDEFEEITKRGLDLSPVSEVLIEESLLGWKEYEMEVMRDKADNCVVICSIENFDPMGIHTGDSITVAPIQTLTDKEYQIMRDASFAVIRAVGVETGGSNIQFASNPENGRMVIIEMNPRVSRSSALASKATGFPIAKIAAKLAVGYLLDEIKNDITRETPASFEPTIDYVVTKVPRFAFEKFPQADPTLNTQMKSVGEAMAIGRTFKESLQKALRSLEIGRSGLGGDGKPWRIGDQIYGDRDLLPRDVISRKLSVPNAERVFYVRHALRAGFTIEEIFQLTKIDRWFLAQIKEIVDFEEELACSAREDRSYWSTISN